A stretch of Pomacea canaliculata isolate SZHN2017 linkage group LG6, ASM307304v1, whole genome shotgun sequence DNA encodes these proteins:
- the LOC112566649 gene encoding gamma-aminobutyric acid type B receptor subunit 2-like isoform X2, producing the protein MLIGRKDAAQAVRNNLEQIRTTQQTSQVGKITSNSTQIHGQNKTTESWSPPPIDEKGNHSHLIFNFISDQSKDARIIYVASFENKARQAVCAAYRRNFYGPQRVWIFPASYGSKWYEINDTKCTASQMLQVIDGYFTIAPSHYHGNDTVSKMSISDVYCRYKTLRNQSCDPHYKDNSVDDLQGLHYMPLAYDAMWAVALALHKTLTDLKASGSGGLENFTYNNTKLAEKIYENMQNVSFKGISGDIAFSPKGERVATVSVFQFQQNSGGQFVAIGRQKRSDMEIEWNNTRVYWPKGKPVSVRPTKKRLIPLPKEKYIVMCSLAALGMLTSAIFLTFNIAYRNVRMIKMSSPMINNLIVIGCLFSYSSIFIEDVFLSGLSVYCYAKLYVTILGFYTAFGALFSKTWRVYKIMSDLSFNGQDLQDRHLFLRVAVLVIFNLLLLVVWTSVDPFIVERQTEGQPELNKEEDYIEISESLRCRLKYSQSLDLVLLSTQGLLIFFGAFLAWQTRKVSIPELNDSRWVGMCIYNVVLLGSLRAILVMGTHQTPEMTYLTDSVIAFIGASVTQYFIFVPKMMAFRRQRQAGPDVLLSRLVMKNMCLAPSGSTRSPTSQHVTVVTSLKSSPVNTMSEVEDCRICRSRKSDSNC; encoded by the exons ATGTTGATTGGAAGAAAAGACGCAGCACAAGCAGTGAGGAACAATCTAGAACAGATAAGAACAACGCAGCAAACATCACAGGTCGGTAAAATAACCTCAAACTCGACACAGATCCACggacaaaacaaaacgacaGAAAGCTGGTCTCCTCCACCAATTGATGAGAAGGGAAATCACTCTCATCTCATTTTCAATTTCATAAGTGATCAG TCGAAGGATGCGCGGATTATCTACGTCGCTTCTTTCGAGAACAAGGCCAGGCAAGCAGTATGCGCG GCCTACAGAAGGAACTTCTACGGACCCCAGAGAGTGTGGATATTTCCAGCCTCCTACGGCAGCAAGTGGTACGAGATTAACGACACAAAGTGCACTGCATCTCAAATGCTGCAA GTCATCGACGGCTACTTCACCATCGCCCCATCGCATTACCACGGAAATGACACAGTCAGCAAGATGTCTATCTCTGACGTGTATTGTCGCTACAAGACCTTGCGCAACCAGTCCTGTGACCCTCACTACAAGGACAACTCTGTTGATGACCTGCAGGGCTTGCACTACATGCCCCTGGCTTATGATGCCATGTGGGCCGTGGCCCTTGCCCTCCACAAAACTCTCACTGACCTCAAGGCTTCTG GTTCTGGTGGACTGGAAAACTTCACATACAACAACACGAAGCTAGCTGAGAAAATCTACgaaaatatgcaaaatgtttcttttaaaggaaTATCTGGAGACATCGCGTTCTCACCAAAAGGGGAAAGAGTGGCCACCGTATCAGTCTTTCAGTTCCAGCAAAATTCAG GAGGTCAGTTTGTAGCAATCGGGAGGCAAAAGCGATCAGACATGGAGATTGAATGGAACAATACGAGGGTCTACTGGCCAAAAG GTAAGCCAGTCTCTGTCCGTCCTACCAAGAAACGATTAATACCGTTGCCCAAAGAAAAGTACATCGTCATGTGTTCTCTGGCTGCACTGGGAATGCTGACGTCAGCAATCTTCTTGACCTTTAACATCGCCTACCGCAACGTCAG GATGATCAAGATGTCGTCCCCCATGATCAACAACCTCATTGTGATTGGCTGCCTCTTTTCCTACTCCAGCATTTTCATCGAAGATGTCTTTCTCTCTGGCCTCAGCGTGTACTgttat gcCAAGCTGTACGTGACTATCCTGGGCTTCTATACGGCGTTCGGAGCTCTGTTTTCCAAGACCTGGCGGGTGTACAAGATCATGTCAGATCTGTCCTTTAACGGTCAG GACCTCCAAGATCGCCACTTGTTTCTGAGAGTTGCAGTCCTTGTGATCTTTAAccttttgctgcttgttgtgtgGACCAGCGTTGATCCTTTCATAGTGGAAAGGCAAACCGAGGGCCAGCCG GAACTAAACAAGGAAGAAGATTATATAGAAATATCCGAGAGTCTTCGCTGCAGGTTGAAATACTCCCAGTCTCTGGACCTCGTGCTGCTGTCCACTCAGGGGCTTCTCATCTTCTTTGGCGCCTTCCTGGCGTGGCAGACTCGCAAG GTGAGCATCCCCGAGCTGAACGACTCTCGCTGGGTCGGCATGTGTATCTACAACGTGGTGCTGCTCGGCTCTCTGCGCGCCATCCTGGTGATGGGCACACACCAGACCCCCGAAATGACCTACCTCACGGACTCTGTCATCGCCTTCATTGGTGCCAGTGTCACACAGTACTTTATCTTTGTTCCCAAG ATGATGGCGTTCAGACGCCAGCGACAAGCAGGTCCCGACGTCCTCCTGAGTAGACTGGTGATGAAGAACATGTGCCTGGCGCCCTCTGGCTCTACGCGGTCGCCCACGTCGCAGCACGTCACCGTGGTCACCAGCTTGAAGTCCTCTCCCGTGAACACGATGTCCGAGGTTGAAGATTGTCGAATCTGTAGGTCGAGGAAGTCCGACAGCAATTGTTAG
- the LOC112566649 gene encoding gamma-aminobutyric acid type B receptor subunit 2-like isoform X1, translating into MKLHRRVLTFWFVFVTLDGLTALFQKSVSCNNNKTLSVIGLFGKTVQYDIGDISEHGAQLAVNDINSRSDILPGYKIALLAATTQGDVSIGIEQLLKMLFECPTKVMVLGASTSYVTSFTAAISRRWNLVQISFSAADPALSDKSKFPWFFRTSLSTEVYSQAFIKLMQNFQWVEFSVIHQSYALLTSTEERMNMFLNATNITLVNVETFHTNVGKTIKNLKSKDARIIYVASFENKARQAVCAAYRRNFYGPQRVWIFPASYGSKWYEINDTKCTASQMLQVIDGYFTIAPSHYHGNDTVSKMSISDVYCRYKTLRNQSCDPHYKDNSVDDLQGLHYMPLAYDAMWAVALALHKTLTDLKASGSGGLENFTYNNTKLAEKIYENMQNVSFKGISGDIAFSPKGERVATVSVFQFQQNSGGQFVAIGRQKRSDMEIEWNNTRVYWPKGKPVSVRPTKKRLIPLPKEKYIVMCSLAALGMLTSAIFLTFNIAYRNVRMIKMSSPMINNLIVIGCLFSYSSIFIEDVFLSGLSVYCYAKLYVTILGFYTAFGALFSKTWRVYKIMSDLSFNGQDLQDRHLFLRVAVLVIFNLLLLVVWTSVDPFIVERQTEGQPELNKEEDYIEISESLRCRLKYSQSLDLVLLSTQGLLIFFGAFLAWQTRKVSIPELNDSRWVGMCIYNVVLLGSLRAILVMGTHQTPEMTYLTDSVIAFIGASVTQYFIFVPKMMAFRRQRQAGPDVLLSRLVMKNMCLAPSGSTRSPTSQHVTVVTSLKSSPVNTMSEVEDCRICRSRKSDSNC; encoded by the exons ATGAAGCTACATAGGCGCGTGCTGACGTTCTGGTTCGTGTTCGTCACCCTGGATGGATTAACAGCACTGTTTCAAAAAAGTGTTTCctgcaataacaataaaacgTTAAGCGTCATCGGTCTGTTTGGAAAAACGGTGCAATATGATATTGGGGACATCAGTGAACACGGTGCACAGCTGGCAGTGAACGACATCAACAGTAGAAGTGACATTCTGCCGGGCTACAAGATCGCCCTGCTGGCCGCCACCACTCAG GGCGACGTCTCCATAGGCATCGAGCAACTGCTGAAAATGCTGTTTGAATGCCCCACCAAAGTGATGGTGCTCGGAGCCTCCACATCGTACGTCACCAGCTTCACGGCTGCAATATCCCGCAGGTGGAATCTGGTACAG ATTTCCTTCTCTGCCGCGGATCCAGCGTTGTCAGACAAGAGCAAGTTCCCCTGGTTCTTCAGAACCTCTCTGTCCACCGAAGTCTATTCTCAAGCTTTCATCAAGCTGATGCAAAACTTCCAGTGGGTCGAATTCTCTGTGATACACCAATCCTACGCGTTGCTCACCTCG acagaGGAGAGGATGAATATGTTTTTGAACGCCACTAATATCACCCTAGTCAACGTCGAAACATTTCACACGAACGTAGGGAAGACAATTAAAAACCTTAAG TCGAAGGATGCGCGGATTATCTACGTCGCTTCTTTCGAGAACAAGGCCAGGCAAGCAGTATGCGCG GCCTACAGAAGGAACTTCTACGGACCCCAGAGAGTGTGGATATTTCCAGCCTCCTACGGCAGCAAGTGGTACGAGATTAACGACACAAAGTGCACTGCATCTCAAATGCTGCAA GTCATCGACGGCTACTTCACCATCGCCCCATCGCATTACCACGGAAATGACACAGTCAGCAAGATGTCTATCTCTGACGTGTATTGTCGCTACAAGACCTTGCGCAACCAGTCCTGTGACCCTCACTACAAGGACAACTCTGTTGATGACCTGCAGGGCTTGCACTACATGCCCCTGGCTTATGATGCCATGTGGGCCGTGGCCCTTGCCCTCCACAAAACTCTCACTGACCTCAAGGCTTCTG GTTCTGGTGGACTGGAAAACTTCACATACAACAACACGAAGCTAGCTGAGAAAATCTACgaaaatatgcaaaatgtttcttttaaaggaaTATCTGGAGACATCGCGTTCTCACCAAAAGGGGAAAGAGTGGCCACCGTATCAGTCTTTCAGTTCCAGCAAAATTCAG GAGGTCAGTTTGTAGCAATCGGGAGGCAAAAGCGATCAGACATGGAGATTGAATGGAACAATACGAGGGTCTACTGGCCAAAAG GTAAGCCAGTCTCTGTCCGTCCTACCAAGAAACGATTAATACCGTTGCCCAAAGAAAAGTACATCGTCATGTGTTCTCTGGCTGCACTGGGAATGCTGACGTCAGCAATCTTCTTGACCTTTAACATCGCCTACCGCAACGTCAG GATGATCAAGATGTCGTCCCCCATGATCAACAACCTCATTGTGATTGGCTGCCTCTTTTCCTACTCCAGCATTTTCATCGAAGATGTCTTTCTCTCTGGCCTCAGCGTGTACTgttat gcCAAGCTGTACGTGACTATCCTGGGCTTCTATACGGCGTTCGGAGCTCTGTTTTCCAAGACCTGGCGGGTGTACAAGATCATGTCAGATCTGTCCTTTAACGGTCAG GACCTCCAAGATCGCCACTTGTTTCTGAGAGTTGCAGTCCTTGTGATCTTTAAccttttgctgcttgttgtgtgGACCAGCGTTGATCCTTTCATAGTGGAAAGGCAAACCGAGGGCCAGCCG GAACTAAACAAGGAAGAAGATTATATAGAAATATCCGAGAGTCTTCGCTGCAGGTTGAAATACTCCCAGTCTCTGGACCTCGTGCTGCTGTCCACTCAGGGGCTTCTCATCTTCTTTGGCGCCTTCCTGGCGTGGCAGACTCGCAAG GTGAGCATCCCCGAGCTGAACGACTCTCGCTGGGTCGGCATGTGTATCTACAACGTGGTGCTGCTCGGCTCTCTGCGCGCCATCCTGGTGATGGGCACACACCAGACCCCCGAAATGACCTACCTCACGGACTCTGTCATCGCCTTCATTGGTGCCAGTGTCACACAGTACTTTATCTTTGTTCCCAAG ATGATGGCGTTCAGACGCCAGCGACAAGCAGGTCCCGACGTCCTCCTGAGTAGACTGGTGATGAAGAACATGTGCCTGGCGCCCTCTGGCTCTACGCGGTCGCCCACGTCGCAGCACGTCACCGTGGTCACCAGCTTGAAGTCCTCTCCCGTGAACACGATGTCCGAGGTTGAAGATTGTCGAATCTGTAGGTCGAGGAAGTCCGACAGCAATTGTTAG